In the Quercus lobata isolate SW786 chromosome 5, ValleyOak3.0 Primary Assembly, whole genome shotgun sequence genome, one interval contains:
- the LOC115992821 gene encoding uncharacterized protein LOC115992821, whose translation MTSSGPVIEGPRCLLTHKDYAVEGVESLIKQTDLDPCAQLGTEDLGASAFFDIARALVRVKALQDRCVAKEGVVSRVRRHNANLMDQQAQYKEAVRLLNSELKDVKEKLGEAEGQQKKLEEEVSSLRAQVETAGTDAVQKFKTTQSFIDSCADYYGTGFDDCLRQVASAYPELDLSGITMDASVPMTPARETVADKGDGPISLDSLLNDAGVILAQPAVTIPAESSDAAQIAKDKADGVSKDVPAI comes from the exons ATGACCTCTTCTGGTCCCGTCATTGAGGGACCCCGTTGCTTGCTGACCCACAAGGATTATGCTGTTGAGGGGGTAGAATCCCTCATAAAACAGACGGATCTTGACCCTTGTGCTCAGCTAGGGACGGAAGACCTGGGGGCGTCAGCTTTCTTTGACATAGCACGG GCcttggttcgtgtaaaagcaCTTCAAGACCGGTGCGTGGCCAAAGAAGGCGTCGTTTCTCGGGTTAGGAGGCATAACGCCAATCTGATGGATCAGCAAGCGCAATATAAGGAGGCCGTCCGTCTCTTAAACTCAGAGCTGAAGGATGTAAAGGAGAAGTTGGGAGAGGCTGAGGGTCAGCAGAAGAAGCTTGAGGAGGAGGTTTCATCCTTACGTGCACAAGTAGAGACGGCTGGGACTGATGCGGTCCAAAAATTCAAGACAACCCAGTCATTTATTGACTCCTGCGCTGATTATTACGGCACAGGTTTCGACGATTGTCTGAGGCAGGTAGCGTCAGCTTATCCAGAGTTGGATCTATCCGGAATTACCATGGACGCCTCCGTGCCGATGACTCCTGCTCGTGAAACTGTTGCTGACAAAGGTGACGGACCTATTAGTTTGGACTCTTTGCTTAATGATGCCGGAGTTATTTTGGCTCAGCCAGCCGTCACTATTCCTGCCGAGTCTTCAGATGCGGCACAAATTGCCAAGGATAAAGCTGACGGGGTCTCCAAGGATGTTCCTGCCATTTAA